In the genome of Chryseobacterium arthrosphaerae, one region contains:
- a CDS encoding GNAT family N-acetyltransferase produces the protein MIKLQPFTLDDAEVLISKITDERMLLQFAGPMYQFPLTADQLEEDLHDPNRTLFRIVEQTDHTVIGHAQIFLKEETFLLGRILIWDENNRGKGYGKKVMKELLKYGFSHFDRKTAELNVYDWNTGAIECYKKAGFAIDPDIRKEAVIDQETWVSLNMKIDKKTFELQES, from the coding sequence ATGATCAAATTACAGCCTTTTACCCTTGATGATGCTGAGGTACTGATCTCAAAAATAACAGATGAAAGAATGCTGCTGCAGTTTGCCGGTCCCATGTATCAGTTTCCTCTTACCGCTGACCAGCTGGAAGAAGATTTACATGATCCAAACAGAACATTGTTCAGAATAGTGGAGCAGACTGATCATACTGTAATAGGACACGCTCAGATCTTTTTGAAAGAAGAGACATTTCTGCTGGGAAGAATTCTGATCTGGGATGAAAACAACAGGGGAAAAGGATATGGAAAAAAAGTAATGAAAGAACTCCTGAAATACGGCTTCAGTCATTTTGACAGAAAAACAGCGGAGCTGAATGTATACGACTGGAATACCGGAGCTATTGAATGCTATAAAAAAGCAGGTTTTGCCATTGATCCGGACATAAGGAAAGAAGCGGTGATTGATCAGGAAACATGGGTTTCCCTTAATATGAAAATCGATAAAAAAACTTTTGAACTACAGGAATCATGA
- a CDS encoding ABC transporter permease, which translates to MKEFFRLLKREFKLFIGNSTLRTVFFLAPVFYATLLGFVYKSGKVENTPVLVIDRDNTPLSNQLTEMLDDNKSIRIIRYLQEPLSIKDEVIRHEAAAVVIIPSRFEGDMLQKKYPELNVYINTGNVLTANFASKALQLTIGTFSAGASIKALQKAGMPAAKAATQYEPFKANYITLFNTTGNYLIFMWPAMLAVVLQQVILLAMAVSFAAEFERGSFVKEYAKMKKWAFPTMLIKVIPIWVFSILIVSIYYFMHMIFRVPMPEGIFNFILLTSVFVGSASFLGVFISILIPDALKATQILMVIASPAFIISGFTWPLNAMPAFVQFIANIIPLTPFLQAFKILLIQKGSVELTFPYLKHLSILVVVYAILGWIALKIKLWLIFKKAAPQAIAAEGTKSVKMEVGS; encoded by the coding sequence ATGAAAGAATTTTTCCGTCTTTTAAAACGTGAGTTCAAACTTTTTATCGGCAATTCTACCTTACGGACAGTGTTCTTTTTGGCACCGGTCTTTTATGCAACCTTGCTGGGGTTTGTCTACAAAAGCGGAAAAGTTGAAAATACACCGGTACTGGTTATCGACAGGGATAATACCCCTTTGTCTAATCAGCTGACGGAAATGCTGGATGATAATAAAAGCATCAGAATCATCAGGTACCTGCAGGAGCCTCTGAGCATCAAAGATGAGGTGATCAGGCATGAAGCGGCAGCTGTAGTGATCATCCCTTCAAGATTTGAGGGCGATATGCTGCAGAAGAAATATCCCGAACTGAATGTTTATATCAATACCGGAAATGTTTTAACGGCAAATTTTGCCTCCAAGGCACTTCAGCTTACGATAGGTACTTTCTCCGCCGGAGCATCCATCAAAGCCCTTCAGAAAGCAGGGATGCCTGCAGCAAAGGCAGCAACCCAATATGAGCCTTTCAAAGCCAATTATATTACCCTTTTCAATACCACCGGAAACTACCTTATCTTTATGTGGCCTGCCATGCTGGCAGTTGTTCTGCAGCAGGTGATCCTGCTGGCAATGGCTGTAAGTTTTGCCGCCGAATTTGAAAGAGGATCTTTTGTAAAAGAATATGCTAAAATGAAGAAATGGGCATTCCCTACAATGCTGATCAAGGTTATTCCGATCTGGGTATTTTCTATTCTTATCGTAAGTATATATTATTTCATGCATATGATCTTCAGGGTTCCGATGCCGGAAGGAATATTCAATTTTATTCTCCTTACTTCGGTTTTTGTAGGATCCGCATCATTCCTTGGGGTATTTATCAGTATTTTGATTCCGGATGCTCTGAAAGCGACTCAGATCCTTATGGTTATTGCTTCTCCGGCATTCATTATCAGTGGTTTTACTTGGCCATTGAACGCAATGCCTGCTTTTGTTCAGTTCATTGCCAATATTATTCCGCTAACCCCGTTTTTACAGGCCTTTAAAATCTTATTGATCCAGAAAGGTTCTGTAGAACTTACTTTCCCTTACCTTAAACACCTGAGTATTCTTGTTGTGGTATATGCCATTCTGGGCTGGATTGCTCTAAAGATCAAACTTTGGCTGATCTTCAAAAAAGCAGCTCCACAGGCAATAGCAGCGGAAGGAACTAAATCAGTAAAAATGGAAGTAGGGTCATAA
- a CDS encoding VOC family protein, with protein MATVNVYLTFKGNCREAFDFYKSVFGGEYPYIGTFGEMPPMEGKEMPEEDKNKIMHVTLPISKETVLMGSDTGGEWSSGFKAGNNFSISINAESKEEAGKLFDGLSAGGQVTMPLADTFWGAYFGMFTDKFGINWMVNYDDPAKMQQHP; from the coding sequence ATGGCAACAGTAAACGTTTATTTGACATTTAAGGGAAACTGCAGAGAAGCATTCGATTTCTATAAATCAGTTTTCGGAGGAGAATATCCTTATATCGGAACTTTTGGAGAAATGCCTCCAATGGAAGGAAAAGAAATGCCTGAGGAAGATAAAAATAAAATCATGCACGTTACCCTTCCGATCTCTAAAGAAACCGTATTGATGGGAAGTGATACAGGAGGTGAATGGTCTTCAGGTTTCAAAGCAGGAAACAATTTCTCTATTTCGATCAATGCAGAATCTAAAGAGGAAGCGGGAAAATTATTTGACGGGCTTTCTGCAGGCGGGCAGGTTACAATGCCACTGGCAGATACCTTCTGGGGAGCTTATTTCGGAATGTTTACCGATAAGTTCGGGATCAACTGGATGGTCAACTATGATGATCCGGCGAAAATGCAGCAGCATCCATAA
- a CDS encoding sensor histidine kinase, giving the protein MNENTIISTIVYTFLAFTLLAVTLVIFYYFSNKKITKNLLQKKELEIRYEKDLTHAIISSQEKERLRIAQDLHDDISSKLSVVSLNIHLLDTDSLTREEYTELKNKIINLVNTTAESARQISHDLLPPVLEKFGLHAAIDALCSEINMSKTVQVSYSNSLYFAKAEDEKNLHIFRILQELINNSVKHGESTRIQIEFKGKEGKNTCIYKDNGKGFDPEKNALKEGLGLRNIRSRVELINGTLRIESENRKGITVEFTF; this is encoded by the coding sequence ATGAATGAAAATACAATTATCTCCACCATAGTCTATACTTTTTTAGCATTTACATTACTGGCGGTTACCCTGGTCATCTTTTATTATTTTTCCAATAAAAAAATAACGAAAAACCTCCTTCAGAAAAAAGAACTGGAGATCAGATATGAGAAAGACCTTACCCATGCTATCATAAGTTCCCAGGAGAAAGAACGGTTGCGGATTGCCCAGGATCTGCACGATGACATCAGCTCAAAGCTGAGTGTCGTATCCCTGAATATTCACCTGCTGGATACCGATAGCTTAACACGGGAAGAATATACTGAGCTGAAAAATAAAATTATCAACCTGGTTAACACCACAGCAGAAAGTGCCAGACAGATTTCTCACGATCTGCTTCCACCGGTCCTGGAAAAATTTGGTCTGCATGCGGCAATAGATGCACTGTGCTCAGAAATTAATATGTCTAAAACCGTACAGGTTTCTTATTCCAACAGCCTGTATTTTGCCAAAGCGGAAGATGAGAAAAATTTGCATATCTTTAGGATACTTCAGGAACTGATCAATAATTCCGTAAAACACGGGGAAAGTACCCGTATTCAAATTGAATTTAAAGGAAAAGAAGGAAAAAATACATGTATTTATAAAGATAACGGAAAAGGATTTGATCCTGAAAAAAATGCTCTTAAAGAAGGATTGGGACTGCGGAATATAAGAAGCAGGGTAGAGCTGATCAACGGAACACTAAGGATAGAAAGCGAAAACAGGAAAGGAATTACTGTAGAATTCACATTTTAA
- a CDS encoding DUF1398 domain-containing protein — translation MKFTIENIKAEHQKVKTGADFPQYIRAIKDLGVSHYTASVADGNTEYYCTDESSVQTGSKYDTLTISQTFTSGKF, via the coding sequence ATGAAATTTACAATTGAAAATATCAAAGCGGAACATCAGAAAGTAAAAACCGGAGCAGATTTCCCACAATACATCCGGGCGATAAAAGACCTTGGAGTTTCCCATTATACAGCCAGTGTTGCTGACGGAAATACAGAATACTACTGTACAGATGAAAGCTCTGTACAGACAGGAAGTAAATATGATACCCTTACCATTTCCCAAACATTTACATCTGGAAAATTTTAA
- a CDS encoding VOC family protein has product MKLGAFSISLSVKDLQKSKDFYEKLGFTTMGGATEQNYLIMKNGSTLIGLFQAMFDGNMLTFNPGWDENAQNLESFDDVRTIQKHLKENGVEIDREADETTSGPEYIYLKDPDGNMILIDQHRS; this is encoded by the coding sequence ATGAAATTAGGAGCATTCTCAATCAGTCTGAGTGTAAAAGATCTTCAGAAATCCAAAGATTTTTACGAAAAACTGGGCTTTACAACAATGGGAGGGGCTACAGAACAGAATTACCTGATCATGAAAAACGGATCTACACTTATAGGACTGTTTCAGGCAATGTTTGATGGTAATATGCTTACCTTCAATCCGGGATGGGATGAGAATGCACAGAATCTTGAATCCTTCGATGACGTGCGGACCATTCAGAAACATCTGAAGGAAAACGGAGTGGAAATTGACAGGGAAGCTGATGAAACGACTTCCGGACCTGAGTATATCTACCTGAAAGACCCGGACGGAAATATGATCCTGATCGATCAGCACAGATCATAA
- a CDS encoding SRPBCC family protein: MNTPITVQYKINAPVEKIWKALTDKTEMKLWYFDIPDFEPEVGKQFNFYEPGGENKFHHQCVIIEIVPLQKLKHTWSYPDFSDQKTMVTWELLPQDDATVVKFTHEGIENFSGLGDSFSRESFTGGWNAIIGQSLKEYSEKNSL, encoded by the coding sequence ATGAATACACCAATCACCGTTCAATACAAAATAAATGCTCCGGTTGAAAAGATCTGGAAGGCATTGACTGATAAAACTGAAATGAAACTCTGGTATTTCGATATTCCGGATTTTGAACCTGAAGTCGGAAAACAGTTTAATTTCTATGAGCCTGGCGGAGAAAATAAATTCCACCATCAGTGCGTGATCATAGAAATTGTTCCTCTTCAGAAATTGAAACATACCTGGTCTTATCCTGACTTTTCAGATCAGAAAACAATGGTAACATGGGAACTTTTACCGCAGGATGATGCTACAGTAGTAAAATTTACCCATGAAGGAATCGAAAACTTCAGTGGTCTCGGTGACAGTTTCTCCAGAGAAAGTTTTACCGGAGGCTGGAATGCCATTATTGGGCAAAGTTTAAAGGAATACTCAGAAAAAAACAGCTTATGA
- a CDS encoding Na+/H+ antiporter: protein MIHSYVIISIVVLLSVMILVMIGQKLKVAYPIFLVIAGLLISFIPGMPRVEIEPDLVFLIFLPPILFEAAWFTSWQDFHKWRKQIFSMAFGLVFLTSIVVAYLSSSIIPGLTLAMGFLLGGVNSPPDAVAATSVLKHMKIPKKITNILEGESLINDASSLIVFKFALAAVISGQFIWRDAVQDFFTMAIGGIAVGVAVGFLFGALLKIIPTNSNIDTIITLIVPYIMYVGAEHFHFSGVLAVVSGGLLMSYNSHCYLSHTSRIQSGNVWSVLIFLMNTIIFILIGLELPIVVEGMQEYTISDGIFYSVVIGGAIIATRILYSYALMYFPRVCSKELRLKVPKPDWREPFIISFAAMRGVVSLAAALSIPAFLPNGEAFPHRNIILFVTFVIILITLVGQGLLLSPILKLLKIQDAGSELPEEKQEVILMRKLKETALHKLENDFSELAVSNSLVRHQKHKLENEMMLMADKAQCMASTGDYVTAINENKDVLRQIIQAQRNELHRMKREKIFDDHVMRTIEMQLDFDEAKITGFSHG, encoded by the coding sequence ATGATTCACAGCTATGTTATAATATCCATTGTAGTATTACTGTCTGTAATGATATTAGTAATGATCGGGCAGAAGCTGAAGGTAGCTTATCCGATCTTTCTTGTGATTGCCGGATTGCTCATCAGCTTTATTCCGGGAATGCCACGGGTGGAAATAGAGCCTGATCTGGTATTTCTTATCTTCCTGCCGCCTATTTTGTTTGAAGCGGCATGGTTTACGTCCTGGCAGGATTTTCATAAATGGAGAAAACAGATTTTTTCTATGGCTTTCGGGCTGGTATTTCTCACCTCAATAGTGGTTGCCTATCTTTCATCTTCCATTATTCCGGGTCTTACTCTGGCGATGGGATTCCTGTTGGGAGGTGTCAATTCCCCGCCTGATGCGGTAGCAGCCACTTCGGTATTGAAGCATATGAAAATTCCTAAAAAGATTACCAATATTTTGGAAGGAGAGAGCCTTATTAACGACGCATCCAGTTTGATTGTCTTTAAATTTGCTCTGGCAGCGGTGATTTCCGGACAGTTTATCTGGAGAGATGCTGTTCAGGACTTCTTCACTATGGCGATTGGAGGAATTGCTGTAGGAGTAGCTGTAGGTTTCCTGTTTGGAGCACTACTGAAAATCATTCCTACAAACTCCAATATCGATACCATTATTACACTTATTGTTCCTTACATCATGTATGTGGGAGCAGAGCATTTCCATTTTTCAGGAGTATTGGCGGTAGTATCGGGCGGATTGCTGATGTCTTATAATTCACACTGTTATCTGAGCCATACATCGAGGATTCAGTCGGGAAATGTCTGGAGCGTATTAATATTCCTGATGAATACCATTATCTTTATCCTTATCGGGCTGGAACTTCCTATCGTTGTTGAAGGGATGCAGGAATACACCATTTCTGACGGGATATTTTATAGTGTAGTGATTGGAGGAGCCATCATTGCGACAAGAATTTTGTACAGCTATGCCCTGATGTATTTCCCAAGGGTTTGCTCCAAAGAACTGAGGTTAAAAGTTCCCAAACCGGATTGGCGGGAACCGTTCATCATCAGTTTTGCTGCGATGAGAGGTGTTGTATCCCTGGCGGCAGCTTTGTCTATACCTGCATTTCTTCCCAATGGAGAAGCATTTCCACACAGAAATATCATTTTATTTGTAACTTTCGTTATTATACTGATCACGTTGGTAGGGCAGGGATTACTGCTGAGTCCAATTCTTAAACTGTTAAAAATACAGGATGCTGGAAGTGAACTGCCGGAAGAAAAACAGGAAGTAATCCTGATGCGTAAGTTGAAAGAGACAGCTTTACACAAACTTGAAAATGATTTTTCTGAGCTGGCTGTAAGCAACAGTCTGGTACGTCATCAGAAACATAAGCTGGAAAATGAAATGATGCTGATGGCAGATAAGGCCCAATGTATGGCTTCTACAGGAGATTATGTGACAGCGATCAATGAAAATAAAGATGTATTGCGTCAGATCATCCAGGCCCAGAGAAACGAGCTGCACAGAATGAAACGGGAGAAAATATTTGATGACCATGTGATGCGGACCATTGAAATGCAGCTGGATTTTGATGAGGCAAAAATCACCGGATTCTCCCACGGATAA
- a CDS encoding response regulator transcription factor: MEKDSIRLMIVDDEALFRQGISLLVQRETDIVLVRDFSNGKELLDTLTTLEELPHIILMDLNMPEINGVEATKQVHIRYPQIKIIALTSYNTKAFIVNMIQSGACSFLKKNSSPSELLNAIREVHQKGFFYNPEVMEALHENLTEPKKKVSSIFDANHISKREKEVLELICKQYSTPEIADRLFISSRTVEGHRNSLLLKTGAKNTAGLVVYAIESKIVDTNYLKDRFN, encoded by the coding sequence ATGGAAAAAGATAGCATTCGCCTGATGATCGTAGATGATGAAGCCCTATTTCGTCAGGGAATTTCATTATTGGTCCAAAGAGAGACAGATATCGTGCTGGTCCGTGATTTCAGCAACGGAAAAGAACTGCTCGATACCCTTACCACCCTTGAAGAGCTGCCGCATATCATCCTAATGGATCTCAATATGCCGGAAATAAATGGGGTAGAAGCCACCAAACAGGTTCACATCAGATATCCCCAGATCAAAATTATAGCCCTTACCAGCTACAATACGAAAGCCTTTATCGTTAATATGATTCAGTCGGGAGCGTGTTCTTTTCTCAAAAAGAATTCCAGCCCTTCAGAATTACTCAATGCCATCCGGGAAGTACATCAGAAAGGATTCTTTTATAATCCCGAAGTGATGGAAGCCCTGCATGAGAATCTTACGGAACCTAAAAAGAAAGTCTCCAGTATTTTCGATGCCAACCACATTTCAAAAAGAGAAAAAGAAGTGCTGGAACTCATCTGTAAACAGTACAGTACCCCTGAAATTGCAGACCGCCTTTTTATAAGTTCCAGAACGGTAGAAGGGCATCGCAACAGCCTTCTTCTGAAAACCGGAGCTAAAAATACAGCCGGTTTAGTGGTATACGCCATAGAAAGCAAAATTGTAGATACAAATTATCTGAAAGACCGCTTCAACTAA
- a CDS encoding bestrophin family protein, whose product MHSGKRFGALEFATWTRRSIYALTVLSAIPTVLYFLGWTFLSVPWQPIAIMGTAVAFIVGFKNNASYSRLWEARQIYGAIINDSRSFGYILRDALVSKDPAKVKEMFLRHYAWLTALRFQLREPRAWENMGTSQFDEYAKKYDIPERLSKLDEELKQYLPASELQYILSKKNRATQLMASQSKELSEAYEKGEINDFQWTQINQQLVKFTDSQGKAERIKNFPYPRNFSSITTYLLLLFIVFVPFGLLKEFAKLGDGTMVEGWTLWFNIPFSLLVTWCFHTLDSVGEASVNPFEGSPNDVPITQISRTIEIDMRDMLDESDLPPAIGPKNNIVL is encoded by the coding sequence ATGCATTCAGGAAAAAGATTCGGAGCACTTGAATTTGCCACATGGACAAGACGAAGCATTTATGCCCTGACCGTTTTGTCTGCTATTCCTACAGTTTTATACTTCTTAGGATGGACGTTCTTATCCGTTCCGTGGCAGCCCATTGCCATTATGGGAACCGCAGTAGCCTTTATCGTAGGATTTAAAAATAATGCAAGCTACAGCAGATTATGGGAGGCAAGACAAATCTATGGAGCCATCATTAATGACAGCCGGAGTTTCGGTTATATCCTGAGGGATGCCCTGGTTTCAAAAGATCCGGCTAAAGTAAAAGAAATGTTTCTGCGTCATTATGCATGGCTTACCGCTCTTAGATTTCAGCTCAGGGAACCGAGAGCATGGGAAAATATGGGAACTTCCCAGTTTGATGAATATGCAAAAAAATATGACATTCCGGAAAGGCTTTCCAAACTGGATGAAGAACTGAAGCAGTACCTTCCGGCAAGTGAACTTCAGTATATTTTGAGCAAAAAGAACCGGGCAACACAGCTGATGGCCAGCCAGAGTAAAGAATTGTCTGAAGCCTATGAAAAAGGAGAAATCAATGATTTCCAGTGGACGCAGATCAATCAGCAGCTGGTAAAATTTACAGACAGCCAGGGAAAAGCGGAAAGAATTAAAAATTTTCCTTATCCGAGAAACTTTTCGTCGATCACTACTTATCTTTTGCTTTTATTCATTGTTTTTGTCCCTTTTGGATTGTTAAAAGAATTTGCTAAGCTGGGAGACGGTACCATGGTAGAAGGCTGGACGTTATGGTTCAATATTCCCTTTTCTCTGTTGGTGACATGGTGCTTTCATACGCTGGACAGTGTAGGTGAAGCTTCAGTAAATCCGTTTGAAGGGAGTCCCAATGATGTTCCCATCACCCAGATCAGCCGTACCATCGAAATCGATATGAGGGATATGCTGGATGAATCTGATCTTCCTCCGGCGATCGGCCCGAAGAATAATATTGTGCTGTAA
- a CDS encoding DUF1569 domain-containing protein, whose amino-acid sequence MENVFDAKDAQNYIDRINRLVEDTHGLWGKMTVDQMLAHCCITYEMVYEPEKHKKPGSIAKFILKTFVKPKVVGEKAYPRDSPTAPQFLVTGRKNFHEEKTRLIGFIQKTQQLGAEAFDGKESFSFGKLNAQEWNNMFAKHLNHHLSQFGV is encoded by the coding sequence ATGGAAAATGTATTTGATGCCAAAGATGCTCAAAACTATATTGATAGAATCAACAGACTTGTAGAAGATACCCACGGATTATGGGGAAAAATGACAGTGGATCAGATGTTGGCACATTGCTGTATTACTTATGAAATGGTATATGAGCCGGAAAAACATAAAAAACCGGGATCTATTGCCAAATTCATTTTAAAAACTTTCGTAAAACCTAAAGTAGTGGGTGAAAAAGCTTACCCCAGAGATTCACCTACGGCGCCTCAGTTTTTGGTAACCGGCAGAAAAAACTTCCATGAAGAAAAAACAAGACTGATTGGTTTTATCCAAAAAACTCAGCAATTGGGAGCAGAAGCTTTTGATGGCAAAGAGTCATTCTCTTTCGGGAAACTGAATGCTCAGGAGTGGAACAATATGTTTGCCAAGCACCTCAATCATCACCTGTCACAATTTGGAGTTTAG
- a CDS encoding DUF2490 domain-containing protein produces MRKIFTKLAVTVLGFGSILAFAQKNDLGAWYMYFGNNKISKKLNWHNEIQYRNFDAIGDLEQLLIRTGIGYDLTENNNNVLLGYGFILSQPYVNGEKKENIEHRIFQQFITKQKFGRFNLQHRYRLEERFLEDDFRMRFRYMLGVNIPITQKEMLPKTLYASVYNEIFLHFNSPVFDRNRVYGALGYVINKNMRIEAGYMNQLQENKNRGQIQIGFYNNIPFTKN; encoded by the coding sequence ATGAGAAAGATTTTTACGAAGCTGGCTGTTACGGTATTAGGATTTGGGTCCATATTGGCGTTTGCACAAAAAAATGATCTGGGAGCCTGGTATATGTACTTTGGAAATAATAAGATCAGTAAGAAGCTAAACTGGCATAATGAAATCCAGTACCGGAACTTTGATGCGATCGGAGATCTGGAACAGCTTTTAATCCGTACGGGGATAGGATATGACCTGACCGAAAACAATAATAACGTTTTATTGGGATATGGTTTCATTCTGAGCCAGCCTTATGTAAACGGAGAAAAAAAAGAGAATATTGAGCACAGAATTTTCCAGCAGTTTATTACCAAACAGAAGTTCGGCCGTTTTAATCTTCAGCATCGTTACCGCCTGGAAGAACGTTTCCTGGAAGATGATTTCAGAATGAGATTCCGTTATATGCTGGGAGTGAATATTCCGATCACTCAGAAAGAAATGCTGCCCAAAACACTCTATGCATCCGTTTATAACGAAATCTTTTTACATTTTAACAGTCCGGTTTTCGACAGAAACAGGGTATACGGAGCTTTAGGCTATGTCATCAACAAGAATATGAGGATAGAAGCCGGATATATGAACCAGCTTCAGGAAAACAAAAACCGGGGACAGATTCAGATCGGGTTTTATAACAATATCCCGTTTACCAAAAACTAA
- a CDS encoding T9SS type A sorting domain-containing protein, translating into MKAIIFFIIFIFLSNSTPVQAQTTTVTFETSPGGSTSFISNGYVFNIVSYAGTFRIQSNYANTGWNGTANDDVYIDNTGTTNINSPSFGIKSSSAFTVSKFWVFLSNTSLNQSTSSGTLIITGKLGGVTKFTTTKTSGFNTTFNATIGTTGINNGFTLIDLANLNNQNYSNTVIDEIQLQSTGAYLYMCLDAFTWTKFSTLGTGEVLSQQKANVYPNPTSGIFHLNMEKSSKVSLYDPSGKLVKSAETVKGENKMDITGLPDGIYLMSTESQSYKIIKKQ; encoded by the coding sequence ATGAAAGCAATTATCTTTTTTATAATCTTTATTTTCCTAAGCAACAGTACACCGGTGCAGGCACAGACAACCACAGTCACTTTTGAAACGTCACCGGGAGGCAGCACTTCCTTTATCAGCAATGGATATGTTTTCAATATTGTTTCATATGCCGGAACTTTCAGAATTCAGTCCAATTATGCCAATACCGGATGGAACGGAACAGCCAATGATGATGTCTATATCGACAATACCGGGACCACCAATATCAATTCACCTTCTTTCGGTATCAAAAGCAGTTCTGCCTTTACCGTATCAAAATTCTGGGTCTTTTTAAGCAATACCTCCTTAAATCAATCTACCTCATCCGGAACGCTGATCATTACAGGAAAACTCGGCGGAGTCACCAAGTTTACCACCACCAAGACATCGGGGTTCAATACAACATTCAATGCTACAATAGGAACAACAGGTATCAATAACGGATTTACGCTGATTGATCTGGCCAACCTGAATAATCAGAACTACAGCAATACTGTGATTGATGAGATCCAGCTGCAGTCAACCGGAGCCTATTTATATATGTGCCTGGATGCTTTTACATGGACTAAATTTTCAACATTGGGAACCGGCGAAGTCCTTTCACAACAAAAAGCCAATGTGTACCCCAATCCCACTTCAGGAATTTTTCATCTGAATATGGAGAAAAGCAGTAAGGTTAGTTTATACGACCCATCCGGAAAGCTTGTGAAATCAGCCGAAACTGTAAAAGGTGAGAATAAAATGGATATTACCGGCCTGCCCGATGGAATCTATCTCATGAGTACAGAATCCCAAAGCTACAAAATCATTAAGAAGCAATAA
- a CDS encoding HlyD family secretion protein, with protein MHKNISVLFAALLMLGSCDKKDEKIKEPEGKTKKDVISFAPKVTGRILKIYVSEGQTVKKGDTLAQLDVPEVSAKIAQAQGAVNAATAQEQMAKNGATADQMRQLQAKYKGLKEQYEFAQKSYRRANNMFRDSLMSPQAHDEVYAKLQGAKAQYDAVVAELDDVQRGTRFEKVEMAAGQASQAKGALQEANVAYSERYIIATNDMEIETISLNTGELATAGFALFNGYIPESTYFRFTIPESAISKYKKGQEVNMQVVYNKENLTGNIVYIKQLTKYADITTAYPDYQLQDAIYEIKVKPKDMNRAKGILVNANVILK; from the coding sequence ATGCATAAAAATATATCTGTACTCTTTGCTGCTCTGTTGATGCTGGGGAGCTGTGACAAAAAAGATGAAAAGATCAAGGAACCTGAAGGAAAAACTAAAAAAGACGTGATCTCTTTTGCCCCGAAGGTTACCGGAAGAATCTTAAAAATATATGTCTCTGAAGGGCAAACTGTAAAAAAAGGAGATACCCTGGCACAGCTTGATGTCCCGGAAGTTTCTGCCAAAATTGCCCAGGCCCAGGGGGCTGTGAATGCAGCTACAGCTCAGGAGCAGATGGCAAAGAACGGAGCTACCGCAGATCAGATGAGACAGCTGCAGGCCAAATATAAAGGCCTTAAAGAACAGTACGAATTCGCTCAGAAATCTTACAGAAGAGCCAATAATATGTTCCGTGACAGTCTAATGTCTCCACAGGCTCACGATGAGGTCTATGCAAAGCTTCAGGGCGCAAAAGCGCAATATGATGCTGTAGTGGCGGAACTGGACGATGTGCAGAGAGGAACCCGCTTCGAAAAAGTAGAGATGGCGGCCGGGCAGGCTTCCCAGGCGAAAGGGGCGTTGCAGGAGGCCAACGTGGCCTATTCGGAAAGATACATCATCGCTACCAACGATATGGAAATAGAAACCATCAGCCTGAATACCGGAGAATTGGCGACAGCCGGTTTTGCTTTATTCAATGGCTATATCCCGGAAAGCACTTATTTCAGATTTACGATCCCTGAAAGTGCCATTTCCAAATACAAAAAAGGGCAGGAAGTTAATATGCAGGTGGTTTACAATAAAGAAAACCTGACAGGGAATATTGTGTACATCAAGCAGCTTACCAAGTATGCGGATATTACCACTGCTTACCCTGATTATCAGTTGCAGGATGCGATCTATGAGATCAAAGTAAAGCCTAAAGATATGAACAGGGCCAAAGGTATTCTGGTCAATGCAAATGTTATTCTGAAATAA
- a CDS encoding DUF1398 family protein: MTFCNDCAVNGIEGWKMDLNAMTCAYFDKNGKEILVEQIPA; encoded by the coding sequence ATGACATTCTGTAATGATTGTGCCGTAAACGGAATTGAAGGCTGGAAGATGGATCTGAATGCCATGACCTGTGCTTATTTTGACAAAAACGGAAAAGAAATTCTCGTTGAACAGATACCTGCATGA